A region of the Acanthopagrus latus isolate v.2019 chromosome 18, fAcaLat1.1, whole genome shotgun sequence genome:
ATTTTCCCAAGAGAACGTTAAAATAATACTTTTCACTTTGAAATTTGTTTTAGATTTGACAATATTGGTCCACCTGCATCTAGGACCAAACAATATTGAAACCACTGATCACTTTCCATTTTTCATAGCATTCTGTAGTTCAGCTTTGTGAACTCTTAGGGCCGCTGTTGGCCAGTCTGTGTAAGTTAAGGAGAAGCAATCAGCAGTTCCTCCCCCATCATTTCAGATAGAAAACGAGAGAAAGACACACGGATCAGCATAGAATACGACGATCAGAGCTCTAAACGCACATTTGGACGGATACTGTTCTTTTacattgatttttgatttaCCTAACTTGTGATTATATACATCGGAGGACGTAATACGGATTATATTCGaagaaaagattattttttccAGGAGTACCACGACGTTACTTTTACAGGATCATGACGGACAGAACAATGAGACGGcaagtgctgctgtttgtctcgCTTCTCTCTTTTAGCTCAGTGATTGGGCAGGTCAGCTACTCCATCCCAGAGGAAATGCCGAAAGGTTCGTTCGTGGGTGATATTGGGCAAGATTTGGGTCTGGATGTGAAAAGATTGAAATCAGGAAAAGCCCGCATTTATACGGGAGACAGTGCAGAGTATATCGAGCtaaataaagagagaggagtCCTACTCGTCAAAGACAGGATAGACAGAGAGGAGATCTGCGCACAGACAGCGCCCTGCGCGTTGCATTTCCAGGTCATTTTAGAGAATCCAATGGAGTTTTATAGCATTAACGTCGAGGTTACAGACATCAATGACAACGCCCCGATTTTTAAAAGAGGTGAAATGAAATTCCGGATAAGTGAGTCAGCCATCACCGGAGCAGTTTTCTTGCTGCAACAAGCTGTAGATCTGGATGTCGGTGTGAATGGCCTTCAAAGTTATCTGTTAAGGCCAACCGATAATTTTATGTTGAAGTTGCAAAATCAAGCAGACGGAAGCAAGATGATCGAAATGGTTTTACAGAAACCTTTAGATCGAGAGAAACAGGATCATTTGTCGCTTGTATTGACTGCAGTAGACGGTGGTGACCCGCAGCTCTCCGGCACAGTTCAGATACATATCAGTGTGCTAGATATAAATGATAACGCTCCAGTATTTACTCAGAAAATCTACAAATCCACTCTAAGAGAAAACTCGCCCTCAGGGACACAAGTAGTGATTGTTAGTGCTTCAGACTCTGATGAAGGAAGTAATGGCAAAATATCTTATGCTATACAGAATGTACTCGATAACGTTTCCGAATTGTTTGAGATCAATAGAGAGACCGGAGAAGTTATACTGATCGGCAAcactgactttgaaaaaaagcGACAGTATCAAATACATGCCCAAGCCAGTGATGAGGGAGGATTAACTGACTCATGTAAAATAATAGTTGACATAACGGACACAAATGACAATAAACCTGTtataaatgtcatgtcaaaGTCAAGTGCAGTAAAAGAGGACATTCAACCTGGCACTGTAGTGACGATGATAAACATCCAAGATCCAGACTCGGGTGAAAATGGAAAAGTTCAGTGTTATATCAATGAGAATATTCCATTCACAATGTCCTCAACGTCAAATAATTTCTTCAGTTTGACAACTGACAGTGatctggacagagagagagcctcTGAGTATAACATCAGTGTGACCTGCTCTGATGAAGGAGTGCCCTCCCTCTCCAGCAGCGTCACTCTCACCTTACAGATCTCTGACGTCAACGACAACGCGCCTGTCTTTGAGAGGAGCTCATATGAGGCCTACAttgtagaaaacaacacaccaggCCTCTCTATATTCACAGTGAGAGCCAGAGACGCTGACTGGAACCAGAATGCTCGTGTTTCTTACATCCTGGAGGACTCCTCTGTTAACGGAGTGCCAGTCTCCTCATATGTGTCCGTCAGTGCTGATAGTGGTGTCATCCATGCAGTGCGCTCTTTTGACTACGAGCAGATCAAAGATTTCCACTTCCGCGTCAAAGCGCAGGATGGAggctctcctccactcagcagtaatgtgagtgtgaaaataatgatccaGGACCAGAACGACAACCCTCCTCAGGTTCTGTACCCGGTCCAGACTGGAGGCTCTGTGGTGGCTGAAATGGTGCCTCGTTCAGCAGATGTGGGCTATCTGGTGACTAAAGTGGTGGCTGTTGATGTGGACTCTGGACAGAATGCCTGGCTCTCCTATAAACTgcagaaagccacagacaggGCGCTGTTTGAAGTGGGCTTACAGAATGGAGAAATCCGAACTATCCGCCAGGTGACTGATAaagatgctgtgaaacagagactgactgttATAGTGGAGGACAACGGGCAGCCCTCTCGTTCAGCTACAGTCATTGTTAACGTGGCGGTGGCCGACAGCTTCCCGGAAGTACTGTCGGAGTTCACTGACTTTCCTCACGACAAGGAGTACAATGACAACCTGACTTTTTACTTAGTGCTGGCTTTGGCTGTAGTGTCCTTCCTGTTCATCACGTGTTTAGTGGttattatatcagtgaaaatctacagatggagacagtctcGCGTCCTGTATCACTCCAGTCTCCCTGTGATTCCATATTATCCTCCACGTTACTCAGACACTTTGGGGACAGGGACTCTCCCACACGTGTACAACTACGAGGTGTGCAGGACGACTGACTCCAGAAGGAGTGACTGTAAGTTCGGCGGAGCTGGTAGTCAGAACGTGTTGATAATGGACCCCAGTTCTACAGGAACGATGCAGCGGATACAGAGTGAGAAGAGCATCCTGGATGAACCAGACTCTCCTCTAGAGGTTAGactgttttaaaactgttttcttaaTGATACTTCGTGTAATCAagttctgtctcttctctttatATTGGTTTCGTGTGTAGTGTACGTTAGGACAAAAACCCTTTTCAactctgttctgtgtgtgtgtgcgcatgcctgcgtgcatctgtgtgtttgtgtgtgtgtgtgtgtgtgtgtgtgtgtgtgtgtgtgtgtgtgtgtgtgtgtgtgtgtgtgtgtgtgtgtgtgtgtgtgtgagagagagagagagagagagagagagtgtgtgtgtgtgagagagagagagagagagagagagagagagagagagagagagagagagagagagagagagagagagtattaCTTGTCCTTTATTTGATGCAATCTTAAAATTTTGTTGTCTGATTAAGGTGTTCCACCTCTCCAGTCAAACTGCGCCTCCTTAATCGATTTAAAGGCGCACCTTTTGCACCTTTTGCGTGAAATGCTGACATACCTGGTCTGTCTGCGCTCCTGGGCTTCAATACTTTATTCTTTGTTCACGTCTGTGCAGTACTTTAAATTGAACTCGTAGGGCCGCTGTTGGCCAGTCAGTGATAATTGTGGGCCAGGTTTCAGCAGTACCTCCCAGtcgtctttttttcttaaaccagAGAACAGCAGACACGCAGTAGGGACATAAAGCTGTGAGCGAGCCGGTAGCACCGACACGGACGGCTGCATTTAACTGTAATTCATCGGTCGCTTAAAACTGATGTACATTCTGAGGAAATACATCGGATTTTCTTTCCGACGGATATCGGACTGTAACGGGATTTGTGCTTCGTGGGAATACCGGACAGAACAATGAGGGGGGAAGTGCTGTTGTTCATCTCTATCCTTTCTCTCACGTCAGTTGTCGGGCACGTCAGCTACTCTATTCCCGAGGAAATGGCTAAAGGGTCTTTAATCGGTAACATAGCACAAGATTTAGGTTTGGACAGAAAACGACTGACATCTGGCAAAGCTCGGATTTTTACGGGAGACAGCGCAGAATACATCGAGCTGAACAGAGAACGAGGCGTCCTCCTCATCAAGGAGAAAATAGACAG
Encoded here:
- the LOC119007682 gene encoding protocadherin beta-16-like — protein: MTDRTMRRQVLLFVSLLSFSSVIGQVSYSIPEEMPKGSFVGDIGQDLGLDVKRLKSGKARIYTGDSAEYIELNKERGVLLVKDRIDREEICAQTAPCALHFQVILENPMEFYSINVEVTDINDNAPIFKRGEMKFRISESAITGAVFLLQQAVDLDVGVNGLQSYLLRPTDNFMLKLQNQADGSKMIEMVLQKPLDREKQDHLSLVLTAVDGGDPQLSGTVQIHISVLDINDNAPVFTQKIYKSTLRENSPSGTQVVIVSASDSDEGSNGKISYAIQNVLDNVSELFEINRETGEVILIGNTDFEKKRQYQIHAQASDEGGLTDSCKIIVDITDTNDNKPVINVMSKSSAVKEDIQPGTVVTMINIQDPDSGENGKVQCYINENIPFTMSSTSNNFFSLTTDSDLDRERASEYNISVTCSDEGVPSLSSSVTLTLQISDVNDNAPVFERSSYEAYIVENNTPGLSIFTVRARDADWNQNARVSYILEDSSVNGVPVSSYVSVSADSGVIHAVRSFDYEQIKDFHFRVKAQDGGSPPLSSNVSVKIMIQDQNDNPPQVLYPVQTGGSVVAEMVPRSADVGYLVTKVVAVDVDSGQNAWLSYKLQKATDRALFEVGLQNGEIRTIRQVTDKDAVKQRLTVIVEDNGQPSRSATVIVNVAVADSFPEVLSEFTDFPHDKEYNDNLTFYLVLALAVVSFLFITCLVVIISVKIYRWRQSRVLYHSSLPVIPYYPPRYSDTLGTGTLPHVYNYEVCRTTDSRRSDCKFGGAGSQNVLIMDPSSTGTMQRIQSEKSILDEPDSPLEVRLF